In a genomic window of Sulfurisphaera tokodaii str. 7:
- a CDS encoding COG1361 S-layer family protein has protein sequence MKFMAMNKKTLGLLFVLAFILPTLIVFSQNTSVNISAISHVSQILAPGMGPVPITFTLINLGSPIYNVNVTPLSIYPFSLYQYYNNTENITIPEIQTGSQVNVTFLYKISPSASDGIYKIYLKITGELPNGDVVSKNISAIVPILGYVSITAQSVWGSLNSPLVVSGGENNLPLTIVLVNSGNVIASNVSVILKSHYPVKFEENKINIGYLPVGQPVEIATYASIYPNATQGVYQVPIVVSYFNGVNLTTNMTVDINGYVNFSVTAIWGSINSPITISSGQSQVPLTFVIRNLGDVNALNVTLDLDSEYPLYFTQKNVYVGIVPAGEYNYASVTVNVYPNATPGVYYIPVTIQYFNTKTVVYTPVVIYSPNITINAFTIPPQVFPGYYDVEIKAILVNYGEAIANNVSVSISSPFPIISSSEFTVGALPQGVPANLTFLINVPNDTKAGYYYINFTVKYDGGKYVKSFKIEVYPKANLEVVGVYYPTLSSGASQVPITITIKNVGNATAKNVKAILGSNDVIYPYVSSSNPLMALTASEAYLGDIKPGEEVNVTYVVDISGGAQTGNYTMAITLLWNQTGALFPFVQNDKFTVQVSPSAFSNLVSQGIIVEVNNTKYTISWLVIIVVIIIIILIVVVVALRSRRKH, from the coding sequence ATGAAATTTATGGCAATGAATAAAAAGACCCTAGGGCTCCTCTTTGTATTAGCCTTTATCTTACCAACGTTAATTGTTTTTTCTCAGAATACATCAGTTAATATTTCAGCAATTTCCCATGTTTCTCAAATTTTAGCTCCAGGCATGGGACCAGTACCAATAACATTTACGTTAATAAATTTAGGTTCACCAATCTATAATGTAAATGTTACACCACTATCAATATATCCTTTCAGTTTATATCAATACTACAATAATACTGAAAATATTACAATCCCTGAAATACAAACTGGTAGTCAAGTAAATGTCACATTCCTTTACAAGATATCTCCTTCTGCATCTGACGGAATTTATAAAATTTATCTTAAAATTACTGGAGAACTGCCTAATGGAGATGTAGTATCAAAGAATATATCCGCAATAGTTCCTATACTTGGTTATGTATCAATAACAGCACAATCTGTTTGGGGATCGCTAAATTCGCCATTAGTTGTGAGTGGTGGAGAAAATAACTTACCATTAACGATAGTTCTGGTTAATTCTGGTAATGTTATAGCATCTAATGTTTCAGTAATTCTTAAATCTCATTATCCGGTAAAATTTGAAGAAAATAAAATAAATATAGGTTATTTACCGGTTGGTCAGCCAGTAGAAATAGCTACATATGCAAGTATTTATCCTAACGCTACTCAGGGAGTTTATCAGGTTCCTATTGTTGTAAGTTACTTTAATGGTGTTAATTTAACGACTAACATGACTGTGGATATAAATGGGTATGTTAATTTCTCTGTTACTGCAATTTGGGGATCTATTAATTCACCAATAACTATATCTTCTGGGCAATCTCAAGTCCCTCTAACTTTTGTTATTAGAAATCTTGGAGATGTAAATGCTTTAAATGTGACATTAGATTTAGACTCAGAATATCCATTATATTTCACTCAAAAGAACGTATATGTTGGTATAGTACCAGCTGGTGAATATAATTATGCGTCTGTAACTGTAAATGTTTATCCAAATGCAACACCTGGAGTATATTATATTCCGGTAACTATTCAATACTTTAACACTAAGACTGTTGTTTATACTCCAGTAGTCATATACTCACCAAATATTACAATAAACGCCTTTACAATTCCACCACAAGTATTTCCGGGATATTATGATGTTGAAATTAAAGCGATTCTAGTAAATTATGGTGAAGCAATAGCCAATAACGTTTCAGTTTCAATATCTTCTCCTTTCCCAATAATTTCTTCAAGTGAATTTACTGTAGGAGCTTTACCTCAAGGAGTTCCAGCTAATTTAACCTTTTTAATTAACGTACCTAATGATACAAAAGCTGGATATTACTACATTAATTTCACAGTTAAATATGATGGTGGGAAATATGTAAAATCATTTAAGATAGAAGTATATCCCAAAGCTAACTTAGAAGTGGTTGGAGTCTATTACCCAACTTTATCCTCTGGTGCTTCTCAAGTTCCTATAACTATAACAATAAAGAATGTTGGTAATGCTACTGCAAAAAACGTTAAGGCTATTTTAGGCTCTAATGACGTAATTTATCCATATGTTAGTAGTTCAAATCCGCTAATGGCATTAACAGCGTCTGAAGCTTATTTGGGTGATATTAAGCCTGGTGAAGAGGTTAATGTAACATATGTTGTTGATATAAGTGGTGGTGCACAAACTGGAAATTATACTATGGCAATAACTTTATTGTGGAATCAAACTGGTGCGTTATTCCCGTTTGTGCAAAACGATAAGTTTACTGTGCAAGTGTCTCCATCAGCGTTTAGCAATTTAGTATCTCAAGGAATAATAGTAGAAGTGAATAATACAAAGTATACAATAAGTTGGCTCGTTATAATAGTAGTGATAATCATAATAATTTTAATAGTTGTTGTGGTAGCATTAAGAAGTAGGAGGAAACATTAA
- a CDS encoding MMPL family transporter, producing the protein MKAYLILWLVLLVILAPFALNIQHLFVYSDSPFLNSQFASVKVKDILVKYFNFSTNDDIYVITKGNYSTSLKIVNDTASKYLQNYKLLTPYYILNESNSSYFSVIFPVVEKVYKEILPLHELYKNLTTLRLLLLNNITSFYFQLNVTYGLPLGKFKSNSSLALKFLAVYSALKNGTDVEKARNASYIVFKDPYVFLFSFNNYSNVNLVTNTLEDFKDYAYLIRIITGKNVSTAEIEDPLNYSLNLVEKEFPPPPLSINQFHKGDEWLFIVQVPSNESLIDVEMFMKALSNAIITGHLPIYAESAVVTEQDLRIIDIFTILILTILLIVLVRSLVPIIILIVSAVIGLVIAYSLLYLLTFFGYSIYYISGLVIPPIVFGITVDYSILFLYRYFEEVRKGEKEPLKVAFRTAGRAVLFSGLSITLGFSSFLFSSSPLLRNIGIALVISSISSLVPAILFIRTALASIQVRWLSFPRKEIPNPQDVRQRYLEKISKVSINHKYWVLLFMIVLAVASYSVFITHHTNVAIDEIVPSSSEVVRGEQLLGQLYNYSVDYVIIKGNPNTTYSEIYNLSKELINKGALVYGPASIGKALFVNKTYVTNLYYSHNYSLLEVYIPYPVFSHGAINLTKQLINEGYLVGGSNAERIDIVDNTVNLYYTEVLPLTIVIITVYLVISLGSVLVPIRLSLTLLLSSLFGVSILYLVYGSLYWLTPLIVFAIMYSLGIDYDMFIIIRILEEKGNDEERIVNAVKKTGLVVTAAGLILAGAFLSLMSSDMRFLQEIGFGVGITILFDTFVVRPIFVPAILAILKKYNWWPRMMSLTRDDR; encoded by the coding sequence ATGAAAGCTTACTTAATTTTATGGTTAGTTCTTCTAGTCATTTTAGCTCCTTTCGCTTTAAATATACAGCATCTATTCGTTTATTCTGACTCACCTTTTCTAAATTCACAATTTGCTAGCGTAAAAGTGAAAGATATTCTCGTGAAATATTTTAATTTTTCGACAAATGATGATATATATGTAATAACTAAAGGAAATTATAGTACATCTCTGAAAATTGTAAATGACACGGCGAGTAAGTATCTTCAGAACTATAAACTTCTGACACCTTACTATATACTTAATGAAAGTAACAGCTCATATTTCTCCGTTATATTCCCAGTAGTTGAGAAGGTATACAAAGAAATTTTGCCCCTTCACGAACTTTATAAAAATCTAACAACACTACGACTTCTGCTATTAAATAACATAACATCCTTTTATTTTCAACTTAACGTAACCTACGGATTACCCTTAGGAAAGTTCAAAAGTAATTCTAGTCTAGCATTAAAGTTTTTGGCAGTTTATAGTGCTTTAAAAAATGGTACTGATGTTGAAAAAGCTAGGAATGCGAGTTATATAGTGTTTAAGGATCCGTATGTTTTTCTTTTCTCTTTTAATAACTACAGTAATGTTAATCTAGTTACCAATACCTTAGAGGATTTTAAGGATTATGCATATTTGATCAGAATTATAACCGGAAAGAACGTATCTACAGCAGAGATTGAGGATCCGTTAAATTATTCTTTAAATCTGGTTGAAAAGGAATTTCCTCCTCCACCTTTAAGTATTAACCAGTTTCATAAAGGAGATGAGTGGCTTTTCATAGTTCAAGTACCTTCTAACGAAAGTTTGATCGATGTTGAGATGTTCATGAAGGCTTTATCAAATGCTATAATAACTGGGCATTTACCAATATATGCCGAGTCAGCTGTAGTTACTGAGCAAGATCTAAGAATTATTGACATTTTTACGATATTAATTCTAACTATACTTTTAATTGTGCTTGTGAGATCATTAGTTCCTATCATAATATTAATTGTAAGTGCAGTAATAGGGTTAGTAATAGCATATTCTTTACTGTATCTTCTTACTTTCTTCGGTTATTCTATTTATTATATCTCTGGATTGGTTATTCCTCCGATAGTTTTTGGTATAACAGTTGACTACTCGATTCTATTTCTATATAGGTATTTTGAAGAAGTTAGAAAAGGCGAGAAAGAACCTTTGAAGGTTGCATTTAGAACTGCGGGAAGAGCAGTTCTATTTAGTGGGTTAAGTATAACCTTAGGTTTTTCATCATTTCTTTTTTCTTCTTCGCCTTTGTTAAGAAACATTGGAATAGCCTTAGTAATATCTTCAATCTCGTCATTAGTTCCAGCTATACTCTTTATAAGAACAGCATTGGCTTCAATCCAGGTAAGATGGCTAAGTTTTCCAAGAAAAGAAATTCCAAATCCTCAAGATGTTAGGCAAAGATATTTAGAAAAAATATCTAAAGTATCAATCAATCATAAGTATTGGGTTCTTCTTTTTATGATAGTGTTAGCTGTAGCTTCGTACTCGGTATTCATAACACATCATACAAATGTGGCTATTGATGAGATAGTTCCCTCTTCTTCAGAAGTGGTTAGGGGAGAACAACTGTTAGGTCAATTATATAATTATAGTGTAGATTATGTTATAATTAAGGGAAATCCAAATACCACGTATTCGGAAATATACAATCTAAGTAAAGAATTAATAAATAAAGGCGCATTAGTGTATGGTCCAGCATCAATAGGTAAGGCACTTTTTGTTAATAAGACTTATGTCACAAATCTTTATTATTCTCATAATTACTCATTACTGGAAGTTTACATTCCATATCCGGTATTCAGTCACGGTGCAATAAACTTAACCAAGCAGCTTATTAATGAGGGTTATCTTGTTGGTGGAAGTAATGCTGAAAGAATAGATATTGTAGATAATACTGTAAATTTATATTATACAGAAGTTTTACCGCTAACAATAGTTATAATTACAGTGTACTTAGTAATTAGTTTGGGTTCTGTCCTAGTACCTATAAGGCTAAGTCTTACTCTTTTATTAAGTTCTTTGTTTGGCGTCTCAATCCTTTATCTAGTATATGGTTCTCTATACTGGCTTACACCTCTAATAGTTTTCGCAATTATGTATAGTCTTGGGATCGATTATGATATGTTTATTATTATCAGAATTTTAGAGGAAAAAGGAAATGATGAGGAAAGAATTGTAAATGCTGTTAAAAAAACTGGATTGGTAGTTACAGCTGCTGGTTTAATATTAGCTGGTGCGTTTCTTTCCCTAATGTCTTCAGATATGAGGTTTTTACAAGAAATAGGATTTGGAGTTGGTATTACTATTTTGTTCGATACATTTGTAGTAAGACCTATATTTGTTCCTGCAATATTAGCAATATTGAAGAAGTATAATTGGTGGCCTAGAATGATGAGCCTTACAAGGGATGATAGGTGA